In the SAR202 cluster bacterium genome, one interval contains:
- the sucC gene encoding ADP-forming succinate--CoA ligase subunit beta, producing MKIHEYQAKKILSQGGVPVPKGIVAATAAEAKDAAASIGGKVVVKAQVHAGGRGKAGGVKVVSTPAEAEKAAAGMLGRQLVTFQTGPEGVPVRKVLVEEAIAIKRELYASMVIDGAARGVVVMASEAGGMDIEEVAEKHPEKLMRIVIDPVLGFMPYQGRKVAYGLNVTAEQVRPVADMLSKLYNIFQKNDLTLIEINPLVVTEDGRVLAADAKINLEDDSLFRHADLKEMDDPEQMDALEAQAAKYGISYVKLDGDIGCMVNGAGLAMATMDVTREAGAGPANFLDVGGGADEEKVAQAMRIINSDPNVKKVLINIFGGILKCDIVARGILKVSEENPSGMRPTVVRMLGTNNEEGRKLLAESRLKVTLVNNLIEAADALKGR from the coding sequence TGCCCAAAGGCATCGTGGCCGCAACCGCCGCGGAGGCGAAGGATGCCGCGGCGTCCATCGGCGGCAAGGTGGTGGTGAAGGCGCAGGTCCACGCGGGCGGTCGAGGCAAGGCCGGCGGAGTGAAGGTGGTCTCCACCCCGGCAGAGGCGGAGAAGGCCGCCGCAGGTATGCTCGGCAGGCAGCTCGTTACCTTCCAGACCGGCCCCGAAGGCGTCCCCGTTCGCAAGGTGCTCGTCGAAGAGGCCATCGCCATCAAGCGGGAGCTGTACGCGAGCATGGTCATCGATGGCGCCGCCCGTGGCGTCGTCGTCATGGCCAGCGAGGCTGGCGGCATGGACATCGAAGAGGTGGCCGAGAAGCACCCCGAAAAGCTCATGCGCATCGTTATAGATCCCGTCCTCGGCTTCATGCCCTACCAGGGCCGCAAGGTGGCCTATGGCCTCAACGTCACTGCAGAGCAGGTACGCCCGGTCGCTGACATGCTTTCGAAGCTCTATAACATCTTCCAGAAGAACGATCTGACCCTGATTGAGATCAACCCACTCGTTGTGACCGAGGACGGCCGCGTCCTCGCCGCCGACGCGAAGATCAACCTTGAGGACGACTCCCTCTTCCGCCACGCGGACCTGAAGGAGATGGACGACCCCGAGCAGATGGACGCCCTCGAGGCGCAGGCCGCGAAGTACGGCATCAGCTACGTGAAGCTGGACGGCGACATCGGCTGCATGGTCAACGGCGCGGGCCTGGCGATGGCTACGATGGACGTCACCCGCGAGGCGGGCGCCGGCCCCGCGAACTTCCTGGACGTGGGCGGCGGCGCCGACGAGGAGAAGGTCGCGCAGGCCATGAGGATCATCAACTCCGACCCGAACGTCAAGAAGGTGCTGATCAACATCTTCGGCGGCATCCTTAAGTGCGATATCGTCGCCAGGGGAATTCTCAAGGTATCCGAGGAGAATCCATCCGGCATGCGCCCGACGGTCGTCCGCATGCTCGGCACCAACAACGAGGAGGGACGCAAGCTCCTCGCTGAGTCCAGGCTGAAGGTCACTCTCGTTAACAATCTTATTGAAGCAGCCGACGCCCTCAAGGGCCGGTAG